The genomic interval AACAATCATGACATTTTCTTATTCATTGAAATAGATGCTGGAGAGGAAGTTAATGTTCAATTCATCAAGATCCAAAAGAAGTACGAAGATATACTAATTTTTCATATAGTGGAAGGGACAACTAAAGAAGATAATGAAAAAACTATGTTGAACAAAATTGGCGAGACAATTATTTCTTATGCATAAGAAGTGATGACATAAGAAAGATGTTGATAACTCACCTTGAGTTGATGATTTCTCCTTTGGTAGGGGCAAATAATTAGATCAGGAGTTTAATCTTCAAAGGTTCTAGACTTGGCTAAAGCTTATTTTGGTAGATCTTTTACTTAAGAGAATAAGTTAAGCAAGggaatttgatttggtaattaTTTTGTTCAGAAAATAGGAGATTTATCCCAAGTTCTATTGAAGACTTTTACGTATATAATTATTTTGTTCCTAAAATAGTTTGACTTATCTTCTGTTTTACTTGGATGGGACGTGGGAGTCTTTAAAAGGGACCCAAACCTCCCCTGTTATTCATTTGAAAATTGATTATATCTCTActtgtgaatttttttttctctgtcTGAAATTGTTGTTCCTCGTGTTGGACCTTTTATTTCACTTTCTTTCTTCCATTCCATTCTTCCCCACTTTCTCTCCCTACTAGGAAACATGGTGTTATATTTTGTTCCTTGTcatttgaatttgttttacttatcACCATTTTCTCTCCCTACTAGGAAACATGGTGTTATACTTTGTCCCTTGTCATTTGAACTTGTTTTACTTATCCACCAATTCCTTTACTTTCATCTTTCTACTGTCAGGTTACATGAAATGACCAGTAAAGAGCAACTTATATATATACGAAAAGGTTTTCATAACATTGATTACATCCTTAGTCTTAATGACATTGATTTGCCTTGTACAATTACAGTACATGATTTCATTAGTTGTTTTGGTAATACATCATGTTTCCCTTTTTCTAGGATGACAATGGTTGGTGCAGTGAAGTGGGTTGATGAGGTCATTCAAGATGCTCCTTATGCTATAACTAAAGAATTCATGAATAAGTTATTCACTGAATACAATATAGATTACATCATCCATGGGGATGACCCTTGCCTCCTTCCAGATGGTACTGATGCATATGCTCTGGCCAAAAAGGCTGGCCGATACAAGCAAATTAAAAGAACAGAAGGAGTATCAAGCACTGATATTGTTGGTACTTATCCTTGTCTTGATTTTGTTTTTTGCCCTTCTAATTTCTAGTCCTTTCTTGGTAGGAAAGGTCAATTTTAAAATGCAATTAGTTTGGAACTCAGATGTGCATTTCATTTAGTATGACAGAGTGTgtatatataatatgattctaTAGGCTTATTGAGCagaatttttaaatagaaaattcACTTCACCTTTGACAGGGTTGAATTCTTTGTTCGATTAAAGTATCTTATCCAAAATGTTTATGCAATAAGGAAAGAACCTATCTGTAGTTTTATATTTTGAATGCGTACTTCATGGGTAGGCGAGCAATGAGATTTGATTAGCCAAGCCTTATATTTAAGTTGACTTAACGTAAATAgagtaatatttttttacattatgAACTTGAAATATTCAATCTGAATTCTTGGAGGTCTAAGCTTCCGCCTTGTggggtcccgaggaaggatccattgtacgcagccttaccctgttttttgcaagaggctatttctaggattcgaacccgtgaccgtttggtcacatggcaacaacttctTGGAGGTCTCTCACTGCATGCAAGTAAATTGCAGCTTGTTGCGCTATCACTTTCACCACTTTTTTTAGTGTTCTACCAAGTTCTAGGGGCCAAGTTTCAATACATGTGGTCATGTACTGTTGATTCTCCTTTGTATATAATGATGGAtaattttctaaattgtcaaAGCATTAACTTATTTCTTTCATTATCAACGGCATGTACAGGTCGTATGCTACTTTGTGTAAGGGAGAGATCACTAAATGGCAGTAACCATTCTTCTTTGCAACGGCAGTTCAGCCATGGACACAATCTGAAAGTTGACAATGTAGGGTCTGCTACAGGAACTCGGATCTCCCATTTCTTGCCTACATCCCGGCGAATAGTGCAATTTTCAAATGGCAAGGTCTAATGTTGGAGATTTCTAAGTAGCTTTTATTAATTGAGTTCACATATCTGCTACTATTATTTGACTATCAGTTCTATTCAtcaccataattttttttcaatattttcttaATTGTAGGTGATAATACAACCTGAATAGTTTTGATGTTTAGTTAGTAATTGGCAAAATTTATGCTATTAGATTTGTTCTAAGGTTTTGCAAATTGTTCTTTTAGTGTGACCATCCTAAATCTTGAAGAAAAGCagtattattttatataattgaTCTTCCCCCCTTTTGGAGTCAATCTCATATTTACTGTGATTCATAAGACATGGTTCTTATGGTTTGGACATGGTGTTGGCCTTTGGAGATAAAATATAGCAGCCATAGAAGGTATTTTCATATGAATATATAGTTAGAAAACATGTGCTCATTATCTGTGTTCTAAGTATAGCAAATTGTTTTTTCTCATTTAATCTTTTATTTCTGGATTAAAAACCTAAAATTAACCGCTCTACTATTTCTAATTTTTCTCCACAATGATAATGATGGCAAATTTAGTGCATATACAAACAGTGAATTGTGTGTGCGTATACACTTGTTTAATAATCTATTAGTTCTTGTTTGTTCTTTGGCTTTAGACACATTATTCATCTGTGCCTATCTTTTCCCATTTTCATACAGGGTCCTGGACCTGATGCTCGTATCATTTACATTGATGGTGCATTTGATTTATTCCATGCTGGACATGTGGAGGTGTgctatgctttcttttccttgtttatATTGTGTATCATAAATGCATGCGATTATATGATGGACTAAAAGTCAACACGTTTCACATATGTCAATTGCATATCTAGAACAATGAGATGGGAGTCTCTTTTATAGTTTTGCAATCTTGTAAAAGTTGGGGAATATAGATCAAGTTTGCTAGAAATAGTGAAAGTacaaaaaaacaataataaagttgtagaaataaaataaaaatttagatttcAAGCTATTTAttgtgattttaattttttttatttgcataTGGATGTGCCTCACTCCGAGCATGGCAAAATTGCATGCTTCATGCTCCAGCACATCATGATCTCAGTTATGCAATCAATAGTTGAATCACTTCCACTATTTAAGGCTCAAACACCAGCCTAGGTTAGTCCCATGCTTAGGTCTTATACATTGCTCTGTCATGCTTCAAACATATGAGTCATCAACCTTGTGGTCAAATTATTGAATTCCCAACTTATTAATCAACACCGTTTTCAACAATTTAGATGTGAATAGTTAGATAGTGTTTTAGGTCATTTTCCTCTGTTTTAGGGCATAAATAGTGAAATCGTTTCTGTTACTGATATTCTTCTAGCATGCTCAAATcatttcttttgttttggattttgaaTTAACTTCATATATTCACCATTAATTATACAAAAGGTCAAAATATCCAGTGTACAATATGGATCATTATGGCATTTTACCTTTTTTCCTCTTCGATAGTTATAACAAAGTTTTTGGTTGCTTTGTTGCAGAACTTTTCTTTTTGACATTAACATCCAGTCTGGCATTGTCTTGTGTACAGATACTACGACTTGCTCGAGAACTTGGAGATTTCCTACTTGTAGGAATTCATACAGATCAAACAATCAGGTTACTTTACATCAGTTGCTGGCTCATAATATCTTCAGCAGACATTTTTCGTGTATTGTTGTGAAAGTTTCTTAAGAGTAGTGATCATTTGGTCTTATTTCATTCACAGTGCCACTCGAGGACTCCATCGCCCAATAATGAATCTCCATGAGAGGAGCTTGAGTGTTTTGGCCTGTCGTTATGTAGATGAAGTGATAATTGGTGCTCCTTGGGAAGTTTCAAAAGATATGGTAGGCCACTGTCATACTTTCTTTGTGTGATCTTGGGTTGTTAGAATAGGTTTCTCTCAAGAAAAGAATTGTATTCTTAATCAAAGCTTTGGTTGGTTGCACTAATAAGATGGTTATTGCTTTATCATCTCTGTAGTTATTGACAGATATATAAAAGACGTGTTAGTATGGATAATCATATTTCTTGTATAACTCTTACAGAATTAATAGTCTGAGTAGTCTTTTTGTGAATTGGTATAATAGTCATCTTGCATTGTTGTTGTTggaattccaattaatgtgggtTAAGGTAAATAGTTGTTTGGTATAGTGGTGAGCGGGCTAATTCTGAGAGACTTTCCACcaaaggccaaggctttaaatCCATATAATGACACTATTAGGAGGGGTTTAGTCTTGTCGCCCATGAACCAATAGGAAATTGTCTCACATCAAATGTGGTGAGGAACACGTCCTGGTCAAAGACAAAAATAAATCTTATGAACAAATGCTGCTTGTTATACCTTTGAGTTTGATCTTCACTATATTGATTCAAAATCCTTCGTGTGTTGATGAGGATCAGCATCTTATACGATTTGATAAATTATTGTTGGATATATAGTTAACATTTATAGTTGATTTTACGTCTTCTAAATCTTAAGAGTTCTTTGAATTTCAACATTTGGTCCGAGAACTTTGGCTGATGCACATGAAAAAATTGGTATTAATTATGCACTAATTTTCTTTCTGTTATTATATGCTGTTACCTTTGCTTGGGAGGATGCTTGTTTAGGTGCTAATAACTTGCcccatccatttattttttttattggaatGTTTGAGCACTAGACAAGTTCTCTCGTATCCACTGCTAGATTAATTGACAATTCTATGCTGCAGATTACCACCTTTGATATCTCTTTGGTGGTTCATGGAACTATAGCTGAAAATATGGATTTCCTGAAGGTACCTTAATATTCTGGTACAAATAATAAGATAGGAATGTGAATAGCAGGAATACTCACACCATTATTGCATAACTATATAGGAGGATTCAAATCCATATTCTGTTCCCATGGCTATGGGAATCTACAAGCAACTACAAAGTCCTTTAGATATCACAACTAGTACAATCATCAAGAGAATTGTTTCTAATCATGAAGCATATCAGGTACGGTCAAATAGgttatatgttttaaaagacacaTTTTTGTTTGCTGTTTTCCTGTGACAACTTATTTATTATTAGATTCTAAAGGTTGATGTGCTACCATATTTGATTCATCATTCATGTAACTGCAGTAGTGGTCGGCTGGTCATCCACTCATTCCTACATGCTTCGTCTCATTATCTATAGCATAGTCATAAAACACACCTTAGGAAATTTGTACTACAAGAACTGATGCTGCTAGCAAGGTATGAAGTGCATGCAAACTGCTATCTGCATAGAAAATATGCAGTGGCAGAGACAAACATTTTCCGTACCAAAAATGCTCAAAGATACCATAGTGATAAAAATGACAAACATACATAGGGTAAACcattaaataataaatagaaGAAATGTTTAAGATAATGCTAACTAGTTATAAGCCATAAATAGGTAGCTTAGAGTTTTGACTCAATTTAG from Zingiber officinale cultivar Zhangliang chromosome 6B, Zo_v1.1, whole genome shotgun sequence carries:
- the LOC121988987 gene encoding ethanolamine-phosphate cytidylyltransferase-like, with amino-acid sequence MVTGACAMEVLGSPSFTAACLLVALSLFSVGLKSLLSGVRIPGIRRRRKKPVRVYMDGCFDMMHYGHCNALRQARALGDQLVVGVVSDDEIKANKGPPVTPLHERMTMVGAVKWVDEVIQDAPYAITKEFMNKLFTEYNIDYIIHGDDPCLLPDGTDAYALAKKAGRYKQIKRTEGVSSTDIVGRMLLCVRERSLNGSNHSSLQRQFSHGHNLKVDNVGSATGTRISHFLPTSRRIVQFSNGKGPGPDARIIYIDGAFDLFHAGHVEILRLARELGDFLLVGIHTDQTISATRGLHRPIMNLHERSLSVLACRYVDEVIIGAPWEVSKDMITTFDISLVVHGTIAENMDFLKEDSNPYSVPMAMGIYKQLQSPLDITTSTIIKRIVSNHEAYQKRNEKKEASERRYYENKSYVNGD